ATGACAAGCAATACGATGCACTGCATTACTCCGCCCCGGGCACTGATTTCACCGCCGGGCTGCCCGCTGGCCACTTGTGGAACAGCGCCCAATCACAGACGCTGGGTGGCATCACCTTCACGCCCAACCTGCCCACCGAGGAGATCTTTACCCTGGGGGACCGCAACCGTGCCGAGGGCACGCTAAAGGCGGCCATGCCACTGAGCTATGGCGGGCGGCTGATCGAAGATTTCCACATGGTCTTCAAAGATGGGCGCGTGGTGGAAGCCAAGGCGGCCAGCAACGATGCCGCCTTGCAAGACATGCTCAATTCGGATGATGGCGCCCGCCGCGTGGGCGAGATCGCGCTGGTGCCGCACAGCTCGCCGATTGCCCAGTCAGGCCGCCTGTTCTACAACACCTTGTATGACGAAAACGCCGCCAGCCACATTGCGGTGGGGCGCGCCTATCGCTTCACGCTGAAGGGTGGTGAAACGATGAGCGAGGAAGACTTTGCCGCGGCCGGTGGCAACAATAGCAGCGTGCACGTCGATTTCATGATCGGCTCGGCCGAGATGGACATTGACGGCATTCACAAAGACGGCACGCGTGAGCCGTTGATGCGTAAAGGCGAGTGGGCCTACAAGAACTAGCCTCGTAAAAGGCCCGCACCTCATGGTGCGGGCCTTTTTTTATTGGCAGGCTTGACAACCTGCGTGGCCGTGCCCCGCCGGGTTATGCTTGGCTGGGAACACAACCCGTGAGCGGCAGGAGGATGCGATGCAAGCTTTCACAGTGATGGGGAGCTGCAGTATGGCTGCCTGGCCTTGCCGACCGGTGGCCGCGGCCCTGGCCTGTTGTTGCTGCACGCCTGGTGGGGACTGACGGACCTATTCAAGCGGATGGCGGATGAGTTGGCCGCGGCGGGCTTCGTGGTGTTTGCCCCCGATTTCTTCGGCGGGGCTCAAACCGACCAGATCGCCGTGGCCGAGCAGCAGGTGCAGGCGGCTGAAGCGGACTTGGTCGCAAGGCAGGCGCTGGCCAGCGCCGCACTCGCCTATTTGCAGGCACACCCGGCGCGCCGCGCCGGCAAGCTGGCCGCGCTGGGCTTTTCGTTCGGGGCGGCCTATGCACTCGTGCTGGATGAAGCGCACCCCGATGCGTTTGACAAGGTGGTGCTGTATTACGGCATGGCCGGGGCCGAGCTAGGCCAGAGCCAGGCGCGCTACTTAGCCCATTTTGCCGAAAATGACCCCTACGAATCCACACAAGCCGCCCGCGCTATGCAGGCGCCCAACCTGACCGTACATATCTACCCGGGCAGCGGCCATTGGTTTGCCGAGGCCAACCGGCCGGATGCGTATGTGCCCGCGGCGGCCGAGCTGGCCTGGCAGCGCACCCTGGCGTTTTTGCAGGGTTAATACATACAGCCGGGCAGCCTGGGCTGCCTTCTGCTAAGATTGAGCCTTGAGGAGAAGAACCGATGCAACAAGTGCTTTCTGAACGATTACTGCCGCGCAGCCGCTCGACCTGGCTGGCGGAAGCATTGCTGATCATGCTGGCGGCGTTGTTCATTGCCGCCTTGGCCCAGTTGCGTATTCCGCTGCAGCCAGTGCCGATCACCGGCCAGACCCTGGCGGTGTTGCTGGTAGGCATGGCGCTTGGGGCGCGCCGCGGCGCACTGGCCGTGGTGGCCTACTTGGCCATGAGCGTGGCGGGGCTTCCGTTCTTCACCGGAGCGCAAAGCGGCCTGGCGTACATGAGCGGGAGCACCGGTGGCTACCTGGTGGGTTTTGTGCCGGCCGCGGCGCTGGTGGGCTGGTTGGCGGAGCACGGCTGGGACCGCACGCTGGGCAAGACCTTGCTGGCGATGTTGCTGGGCAACCTGGTGATCTACGCCTTGGGCGTTAGCTGGCTGGCTGTCTTGCTGGGCGGCTTTTTGGGCCCCAAAGGTTCGCTGGCTTTGGGCTTGGTGCCCTTCCTGTTGGGCGATGTACTCAAGGCGCTGGTGGCCGCGTTGCTGTTGCCCACCGCCTGGATGCTGATCAACGAACAACACGCCCTCAGGCGCTAAGCATAAACAAAATAAAAAACGCCTCCGCAATTTGCGGAGGCGTTTTTGTTTCACCTCAAGCCACTAGGCCATGCCAGCGGCACGTTGTTTTTGTTGGCGGTGATACTCGGTCCAACTGATCAGCTTGTGGGTTTGCTCATCCCACAGGTGCAGAAAAATGGTTTTGAAGCTGCTCCAAAAAGTGATCGTAACCACCTGATGGAAGATCTCATTTTCGTAATGAGCGCGTTCGAGGTTGTAGTTCGGGATCTTGGGGGAAAGATGGTGTACGTGATGGAAGCCGATGTTGCCGCTGAACCACTGGGCCACCTTATTCATTTTGAAGAATGAGGCACCGCGTAGCGCCGCCTCGGTGTAATCCCACTGTTCGTGCCAGCGCCAGTAGGTATCTTCGAACTGGTGCTGCACATAG
The DNA window shown above is from Anaerolineales bacterium and carries:
- a CDS encoding aminopeptidase; protein product: MTKSFDQKLADYADLIMHVGLNLQKGQRLAISGKNLFRGAPLSSAPLVRKIVESAYKAGARFVDIFWDDDQSQLVRFAHAPRDSFEEFPTWRTRALHEYAANGDAIVSIYGEDPNLFNGQDAQLVTQAQRTMERHMQSQMELLMKNAYNWLLVSVPHPNWAAKVFPELPEEQRMAAMWEQIFALCRIDREDPVAAWQAHITQLQAAAKYLNDKQYDALHYSAPGTDFTAGLPAGHLWNSAQSQTLGGITFTPNLPTEEIFTLGDRNRAEGTLKAAMPLSYGGRLIEDFHMVFKDGRVVEAKAASNDAALQDMLNSDDGARRVGEIALVPHSSPIAQSGRLFYNTLYDENAASHIAVGRAYRFTLKGGETMSEEDFAAAGGNNSSVHVDFMIGSAEMDIDGIHKDGTREPLMRKGEWAYKN
- a CDS encoding dienelactone hydrolase family protein; translation: MPTGGRGPGLLLLHAWWGLTDLFKRMADELAAAGFVVFAPDFFGGAQTDQIAVAEQQVQAAEADLVARQALASAALAYLQAHPARRAGKLAALGFSFGAAYALVLDEAHPDAFDKVVLYYGMAGAELGQSQARYLAHFAENDPYESTQAARAMQAPNLTVHIYPGSGHWFAEANRPDAYVPAAAELAWQRTLAFLQG
- a CDS encoding biotin transporter BioY produces the protein MQQVLSERLLPRSRSTWLAEALLIMLAALFIAALAQLRIPLQPVPITGQTLAVLLVGMALGARRGALAVVAYLAMSVAGLPFFTGAQSGLAYMSGSTGGYLVGFVPAAALVGWLAEHGWDRTLGKTLLAMLLGNLVIYALGVSWLAVLLGGFLGPKGSLALGLVPFLLGDVLKALVAALLLPTAWMLINEQHALRR